The region ATCCGAAGATTTTTGGGAAGCGTGGGTTAAATACTTTGCGCAAAAAGATTCTACGTTAGTAGCTGATTTAAATCAGGCACTGAAGGAATATGAGTATGATGAGCTGAATACTTATATCATTCCCAAACGTAATGACTATAAAATAGTTTGGATCGCTCCTGAAAACTCAGTTTTGTTAGATTACGAAAGCATTGTAGAACTCGGATTCACCGAAGACGAGAAGAAGATTCTGTTACTTCTAGTTTATACAATTAGCCAAGATACTAGTGTAACAGACTCTTGGATTAAAAAATACGAGTCTAGCGATTTTCGAATAATAGAACACTACATATTTGACAATTTTAAGGAAATAAATAGTAAGATAGGATTGGTTGATGACAGCGACCTAGTTTCATTTAAAGAAAAATATGGAAGCAGGCTAACTTGTAATGGATCAATAATCCAATATAATCTTGATACATCGGAAAAAACTGGTTCCACCGAATTGCAACAAGAATCCGAGTTAGGTTCTACATTAAACAATGAGATTAAGAATGTCGACCACAATAATAAAATGTGTGTTCTATATGTTTAGAACTGATTCGGAACTTTTAAGTTTAATCTATACTAGCTGTTAGGAGTTTGAATGTCTGAGCAGAAAAACAGATCTTCTACCATATCGTTTCAAGCATGGATCGGTATCTTGGTGGTTTTACTAATCCCGATTATCGGCGTCATCAAAGCTTTTACTATGATGAACGACACTACAATACACCCTACTCTATCCAATTATGCCAAAGCATTTCTGACAATACTTGCCATCGGATTCGCTGCAGGAATATTGTTTAGACTGTTAGCCAAATTCTGATTTTAGGAGCATTAACAGATGATTTGCATAGCTTGTAAGAAATTCATTGAGAACGACTGTGTGTTTTGTCCCTTTTGTGGAGCACAACAGCATCGACAAAGTAAACCGTCAAACGTAATCAGTATTGGCAGGGATCCATCCAATGACATTGTTATACAGGAATCCAGCATGTCTCGCAAACATGCCCAAGTAACTCTCGAAAACAATGAGATGGTCATCGAGGATCTTGGCTCACTAAATGGAGTATATGTTAATGGCTACAAAGTGCATATCCAACGGATTAAGCAAACGGATAGGATTTCTTTGGGAACCAGCATGATGCTTCCTTATTCACGGATCCGAGAGGCTTTTTCCCGCAAGGGTTTTTCTCAAAACATTGTGCTGTCTCCTCAAAGAACAGTGGCTTCCGATCAGCCACAGAGAGTTGATAGCAATCAATACCGCAGACACGAAAGTCCGGATGCCGTGAGAAGCGATGAGATAATAACATATGCTCAATGGATCGGGAACTTACTAATTTTGGCAATCCCTTTAGTAAACATTATTGCACTGATTGCTTGGGCATCGAACAGTGAGCAACCCAGCAAGGCAAACTGGGCGAAAGCATTGATCTTGATATGGTGCATAGCCTTATTATTGGTCGTAATCATCAGAGGCATTGCAAATTATTAACGAAGCAAAGGCAAGTGAACTGAATGAGATGTATCTTTTGTAAAACAGAAGTAATTGACTCTGCTCAATACTGTCCTGTTTGTGGACAATCTACCGGCACCAGTATTGAGTGTTCGGCTACTATCAAACTTGGCAGAGACTCTTCAAGTGATATCGTATACAATAATCCAATAGTATCGCGTAAGCACGCTTTGATCACTTATGTAAGAGGTGTGTTTGAGATATGTGACAATAAGTCACATAATGGTGTTTACGTTAATGGTCAAAGAGTTTGCTCCTCCGCCATTCTGCCCACAGATCAGATATCGCTTGGCAACTCACAAACTATAGAGTGGAGTGAATTGATCAAAGCGCTCGACACAAAGATTTTGGAAGATCAGGAAGAAATAATAGCTCATGATGATAAATCCACATATGATATCACAATCTCAGTAGGAAGGAATCATGACAACCAAATTGTAGTGGATCATCCGAAGGTGTCCAGACACCATGCTTTAGTATGTGTGGAGAAAGTGGCTGGGCAAAACATTTTATATGTGAAGGATCTTAACTCGAGCAATGGCTTATATGTCAACGGTCAACGCATCACATTCTGCAAAGTTGATAAATCTGATCATATCATGCTTGGTCAAAATGTCCTGTTGACTTGGGAGCG is a window of Candidatus Cloacimonadota bacterium DNA encoding:
- a CDS encoding FHA domain-containing protein translates to MICIACKKFIENDCVFCPFCGAQQHRQSKPSNVISIGRDPSNDIVIQESSMSRKHAQVTLENNEMVIEDLGSLNGVYVNGYKVHIQRIKQTDRISLGTSMMLPYSRIREAFSRKGFSQNIVLSPQRTVASDQPQRVDSNQYRRHESPDAVRSDEIITYAQWIGNLLILAIPLVNIIALIAWASNSEQPSKANWAKALILIWCIALLLVVIIRGIANY